A stretch of the Porites lutea chromosome 12, jaPorLute2.1, whole genome shotgun sequence genome encodes the following:
- the LOC140953875 gene encoding uncharacterized protein encodes MDKMVVQYLPKAFAFVYVINSANAGGIQKDRLEKLLVMARDMSLGDPNQEKEEGGLTSVIEEDPLSKCALFVCNKWEQVPEQEVQSVKDETVKKLGKVWPGIDPESQITHMSTARAVTAQNLGVITEEFSSVMDGIKSVILMSIEAKLELHWNWLHRFLTTIVIHAKVFLENASNTHDDINQKMEKVIHRLNVMKRGQRRVIQDLQASFNEKVHTILCQLSEYLDSEDAMARFTSWSENEFPDQYISALTPEVGEKIDTLLSSRFQEVVKQWEEENHVFADARLSLVKKVKNCYDEAEFQRRNLLFDATDVPRGVSNFKKFRFSIARKAYMKIRILTFAVFGLVADAMDVRFITELYGGSKIDFKDVISQASVTFLSSRREKRQLKKFVEGKLNDVKDCLGKIEVRLPELIEEDRELYSELYGQLLCNLEQETHFQEENKDRYRRIRDEGSQCRDQLALFGLKNVCTTKINHEELEWKEEKSSLLGSGSFSAVYQGAMRRCGEVATVALKVFNEALNADNASEIMQEMKMLRILKHPHIVQFYGIYLDMSSPKSTRVIFVMEKCKGNLRNHIFRELESTPGRSKKATTVKEVCHWAKQIIDGLAHIHELGVVHGDFKLENILLSEDNTVKIADVGLAKAETEITGTFKGTPVYMAPEVFHSQVYDSKADIYSLGLLMWEMWYGQRAFADAPGTTPRGFFDWVDKGNRPVHKQGCKTPPSVWERLMTQCWDGNPNKRPKAKECHERMVKSVRTTQTTDIIDGLFYYFSHGINNFSKESVETISETHYIKSHITCETVNVIYLIQCRLCNLQYIVETKRRLKDRFNEHRRPVLNPTGNYIHTAVSEHFLTSNHSDNHMLLIPVEKLKNGRDSFGKAREAHLIHKAKTIESLGINKRDEL; translated from the exons ATGGACAAGATGGTAGTCCAGTATCTACCTAAAGCGTTTGCTTTTGTCTATGTCATTAACAGTGCAAACGCTGGTGGAATTCAAAAAGACAGG cTTGAAAAGCTGCTGGTTATGGCGAGGGACATGTCACTCGGGGATccaaaccaagaaaaagaagaaggtgGATTAACGTCCGTTATAGAGGAAGATCCCTTATCCAAATGCGCGTTGTTTGTGTGCAACAAGTGGGAGCAAGTGCCAGAGCAAGAAGTTCAATCAGTCAAAGATGAAACCGTAAAAAAACTAGGAAAAGTCTGGCCCGGCATTGATCCCGAATCACAAATCACCCACATGTCAACCGCTAGAGCTGTAACTGCTCAAAACCTTGGTGTTATCACCGAAGAATTTTCCTCTGTAATGGATGGAATAAAGTCAGTGATCCTGATGAGCATTGAAGCTAAGTTGGAACTTCATTGGAA ttGGCTTCACAGATTTCTTACAACGATTGTGATTCACGCAAAAGTGTTCTTGGAAAATGCTTCCAATACCCATGACGACATCAACCAGAAAATGGAGAAGGTTATTCACCGTTTAAATGTAATGAAAAGAGGTCAAAGGAGAGTGATTCAGGACCTGCAGGCATCTTTCAACGAAAAAGTCCACACTATTTTGTGCCAACTCTCGGAATATCTCGATTCTGAAGACGCAATGGCGCGCTTTACATCATGGTCGGAGAACGAATTTCCAGATCAGTATATATCGGCTTTGACTCCGGAAGTGGGAGAGAAAATAGACACGCTACTGTCTAGCCGTTTTCAAGAGGTTGTAAAGCAATGGGAGGAAGAAAACCATGTGTTTGCAGATGCTCGCCTTTCCCTCGTGAAAAAGGTTAAGAATTGCTACGATGAAGCTGAATTTCAGAGAAGGAATCTCCTATTCGACGCCACAGACGTACCTCGTGGTGTTagcaattttaaaaagtttcgGTTTTCCATCGCCAGAAAGGCGTACATGAAGATAAGAATTCTTACCTTCGCGGTGTTTGGCTTAGTCGCCGACGCTATGGATGTCAGGTTTATTACTGAGTTGTATGGGGGTTCCAAAATTGACTTTAAGGATGTTATCTCACAAGCTTCAGTAACGTTTCTCTCTTCTAGAAGAGAGAAGAGGCAACTTAAAAAGTTTGTGGAGGGCAAATTAAACGATGTTAAGGACTGTCTTGGTAAAATTGAAGTTCGTCTTCCAGAGCTGATAGAGGAGGACAGAGAACTTTATTCAGAGCTGTATGGGCAACTCTTATGTAACCTTGAGCAGGAAACTCATTTCCAGGAGGAAAACAAAGACCGCTACCGGAGGATACGGGATGAGGGGTCACAATGCAGAGATCAACTGGCActatttggtctaaaaaatgtTTGTACCACCAAAATCAACCACGAAGAATTAGaatggaaagaagaaaagtCATCGCTCCTGGGCAGTGGGTCATTTAGTGCAGTTTATCAAGGAGCAATGAGAAGATGCGGCGAAGTTGCGACTGTGGCTTTGAAGGTGTTCAATGAGGCGCTAAATGCCGATAACGCCAGCGAAATCATGCAGGAGATGAAAATGTTAAG AATTCTAAAGCACCCTCACATCGTGCAGTTTTATGGCATATATCTTGATATGAGCAGCCCTAAGAGCACTAGAGTCATCTTTGTCATGGAGAAGTGCAAAGGAAACTTAAGGAACCACATCTTCAGGGAACTGGAGTCAACGCCTGGTAGATCTAAAAAGGCTACTACCGTCAAAGAAGTTTGCCACTGGGCAAAACAGATCATTGATGGTTTGGCTCATATTCATGAATTGGGAGTTGTGCACGGGGACTTTAAGCTGGAAAACATCTTG TTGTCTGAAGATAACACAGTGAAGATTGCAGACGTTGGCCTGGCTAAAGCAGAAACAGAAATCACCGGCACCTTTAAGGGAACACCTGTTTATATGGCACCTGAAGTGTTTCATTCCCAAGTGTACGACTCCAAGGCAGACATCTACAGCCTAGGGCTGTTAATGTGGGAGATGTGGTACGGACAGCGGGCCTTTGCTGACGCTCCAGGAACAACGCCCCGAGGTTTTTTTGACTGGGTTGATAAAGGAAACCGTCCAGTTCACAAGCAGGGCTGCAAGACGCCTCCATCCGTCTGGGAACGGTTGATGACACAGTGTTGGGACGGGAATCCAAATAAACGTCCCAAAGCCAAAGAATGTCACGAAAGAATGGTCAAGTCTGTAAG AACAACACAAACAACTGATATAATAGATGGTTTGTTCTACTATTTTAGCCATGGGATCAACAACTTTTCGAAGGAATCAGTGGAAACTATAA GTGAGACCCACTACATCAAATCTCATATCACTTGTGAAACTGTTAATGTTATCTATTTGATTCAATGTCGCCTGTGTAATCTACAATATATTGTAGAAACTAAACGACGCCTCAAAGAccgttttaatgaacacagaCGACCTGTACTCAACCCTACTGGTAATTACATCCATACtgcagtttcagaacactttTTAACCAGTAATCATTCCGACAATCATATGCTTTTGATTCCtgttgaaaaacttaaaaatgggcGTGATTCTTTCGGGAAAGCACGTGAAGCCCACCTTATCCATAAAGCTAAGACAATTGAGTCTCTGGGTATcaataaacgtgatgaactgtaa
- the LOC140953874 gene encoding uncharacterized protein: MATGKAKSLDEMKMKELTEVLEVLGLSDEGVENLSDARCRIRSTLNAAEKVSNWSPGKAFSVLSEARGEDVRRRSELIEFYTTAETILDKMHERMITLLQKHIPNVKEDMKLHIKQLKEKEYYLLFAGETSSGKSSLINLILGEEILPYSHKCCTSTICELKFGDERRLVVHFKDKDHPETELPTEEILLAQPTESFSYLDQIFSYIHVKNDSGNKGSVVKKVELFWPHSLLQVNQPHLPAKVCR; the protein is encoded by the exons ATGGCCACTGGCAAAGCGAAAAGTCTcgatgaaatgaaaatgaaggaaCTGACTGAAGTTTTGGAGGTTCTTGGTTTATCAGACGAAGGGGTGGAGAACCTAAGCGACGCGAGGTGTCGAATAAGATCCACGTTAAACGCGGCCGAAAAGGTGTCGAACTGGTCACCCGGAAAG GCCTTTTCCGTTTTATCTGAGGCTAGAGGAGAAGATGTCAGAAGAAGATCTGAATTAATTGAGTTTTATACTACAGCCGAGACCATTTTGGATAAAATGCATGAACGGATGATAACCTTACTTCAAAAGCACATTCCTAATGTGAAGGAGGATATGAAACTGCATATAAAGCAACTGAAGGAGAAGGAGTACTATCTTCTTTTTGCAG GTGAAACGTCTTCTGGTAAAAGCAGCTTGATCAATCTTATTCTTGGAGAGGAAATTCTACCCTATTCCCATAAATGCTGTACATCCACCATATGTGAACTGAAGTTTGGGGACGAACGCAGGCTGGTGGTGCACTTTAAAGACAAGGATCATCCAGAAACAGAACTCCCAACTGAGGAAATCTTACTTGCGCAACCAACAGAATCTTTCAGCTACCTTGATCAGATCTTTTCATATATTCATGTGAAGAATGACAGTGGAAATAAAGGTTCAGTTGTCAAAAAGGTCGAGCTTTTTTGGCCGCACAGTCTTTTGCAGGTAAATCAACCTCATTTGCCCGCAAAAGTTTGTAGATAG